The genomic region TGTTCTTGCACCCAATAAGTTTGAACTAAAGCCAATTGGCTCTTGCGCGAACCGATGCGAATTGTGCGGGCAGGGCTGGAGACCGTGGGTGAGGCGTTAGAGGACATACTAAAGCAGCATTTATAGCTTAAATCTGAGTCACTCGATCTAGACTACCGCAGGACTGCACCCAGTGGAGTCAGTTGTCAGTTGTCAGTTGTCAGTTGTCAGTTATCATCGCTCCTCACTCCTCGCTCCTCACTCCTCACTCCTCATGACTAAAGTCATAGTGACATTCGTTACTTTCTCCACAGGCGATCGCGGTTTTTCGATTTTTATGATGGTGATATCAAATCTTATAAACGCCAAAGAACGTTACCATGCAATTCAAATATATTCCTGTATTAGCCAGCGCGATCGCCTTGAGTATTGCCACTGTACCGCTAGTAGCTCAAGCTGAACCTATCGCACCTGGGTCGCAAGCTTCCGCGTCACAAACAATCGCCCAAGCTCAAGATAAAATTCCACCTCGATTTGAAAAACTGGGGCTAACTCAGGAACAAAGAGATAAAATTGCCGAAATCCGCCGGAACACCCGCGCTCAAATCGAAGCAGTCATGACACCAGCACAGCGGGAACAACTCAAAACCGTTA from Chroococcidiopsis sp. SAG 2025 harbors:
- a CDS encoding Spy/CpxP family protein refolding chaperone, translating into MQFKYIPVLASAIALSIATVPLVAQAEPIAPGSQASASQTIAQAQDKIPPRFEKLGLTQEQRDKIAEIRRNTRAQIEAVMTPAQREQLKTVRESRQRRREALASLNLTPEQKTRMQQIRQSAKSQFDAVLTPEQQQQLQQMRQERGWKGRRGEL